A genome region from Labilibaculum antarcticum includes the following:
- a CDS encoding MFS transporter, translating to MKKQPRLSFWQIWNLSFGFLGVQFGFALQNANASRILSNLGADLHSLSLFWLVAPVMGLLIQPVVGAASDKTWTRLGRRTPYILGGAIFSMIAMFFMPNAPNVISAGGIGALLFGAVMLAVMDGSFNVTFQPFRALVADMTPEEQRNVGYSVQSFLINVGAVIGSALPFILTAFGVQNDAPAGEVADSVIWSFYLGGSILLLSVLVTVFKTKEHPPAEFEAYNNITAEDKEKNESIFSLLKNLPTTMKQLALVQLLSWFPLFLMWVYATPAIAQHYWNTPIGDASSPAYNEAANWVGICFAAYSLFAALFSIIMPWFIRKTSRKFVYSFALVFGGLGYISTYFFHDQYMLLVSMVGIGFAWAAILAMPYAILSGVLPAKSMGVYMGLFNLTVVIPQIISGVFGGTILKVFFQEQAIYILVLCGVLMLFGSVSVFFIKTQEDSKL from the coding sequence ATGAAAAAACAACCTCGTTTAAGTTTTTGGCAAATCTGGAATCTGAGTTTCGGTTTTTTAGGTGTGCAGTTTGGTTTTGCTTTGCAAAATGCAAATGCCAGTCGGATTTTATCAAATTTAGGTGCCGACCTGCACTCATTATCATTGTTTTGGTTGGTTGCTCCCGTAATGGGACTTTTAATACAACCTGTAGTTGGAGCCGCCAGCGATAAAACCTGGACCCGACTTGGTCGAAGAACACCTTATATATTAGGAGGGGCTATTTTTTCAATGATAGCAATGTTTTTCATGCCTAATGCGCCTAATGTTATTTCGGCTGGTGGTATTGGTGCCTTACTATTTGGTGCTGTTATGCTTGCCGTAATGGATGGTTCGTTTAATGTTACTTTTCAGCCTTTTAGAGCTTTAGTGGCAGATATGACACCTGAAGAACAAAGAAATGTTGGCTATTCTGTCCAAAGTTTCTTAATTAATGTTGGAGCGGTTATTGGATCTGCCTTGCCTTTTATTTTAACTGCTTTTGGGGTGCAAAATGATGCTCCGGCAGGAGAAGTTGCAGATTCTGTAATTTGGTCGTTTTACTTAGGTGGATCGATTCTCTTATTAAGCGTATTGGTAACCGTTTTTAAAACGAAAGAACATCCGCCGGCAGAATTTGAAGCATATAATAATATTACGGCAGAAGATAAAGAAAAAAACGAAAGTATTTTTTCCTTGCTAAAAAACTTGCCAACAACGATGAAACAGCTTGCCTTGGTGCAACTTCTTTCGTGGTTTCCGCTGTTTTTGATGTGGGTATATGCAACTCCTGCTATTGCTCAACATTATTGGAATACTCCAATTGGTGATGCCAGTTCTCCAGCTTACAATGAAGCAGCTAATTGGGTTGGTATTTGTTTTGCCGCTTATAGTTTATTTGCAGCCCTGTTTTCAATTATCATGCCTTGGTTTATTCGCAAAACAAGCCGGAAATTTGTTTATTCTTTTGCTCTGGTTTTTGGAGGCTTAGGATATATTTCAACCTACTTCTTTCACGATCAATACATGTTGTTAGTGTCTATGGTAGGAATTGGTTTTGCCTGGGCTGCAATATTAGCAATGCCTTATGCAATTTTATCGGGTGTGCTGCCAGCAAAAAGCATGGGAGTTTACATGGGACTATTCAACTTAACAGTTGTAATTCCGCAAATTATTAGTGGGGTATTTGGAGGAACAATTTTAAAAGTATTCTTCCAGGAACAAGCTATTTATATTCTGGTACTCTGCGGCGTTTTAATGTTATTCGGTTCAGTTTCAGTCTTTTTTATTAAAACACAAGAGGATTCAAAATTATAA
- a CDS encoding glycoside hydrolase family 65 protein, whose translation MNEYLKHDEWCMIEEGFTPENHRSSESIFSLGNGNMGQRAMFEEHYSGKTLQGTYVAGVYYPDKTRVGWWKNGYPEYFAKVLNAPNWIGIDVKINGEMLDLAKCKVSEFVRTLNMQEGVLIRSFVAEMSNGNQIQVNAKRFLSIVTSEVGAIRYSVAALNFDGQISFNPYLDADVANEDSNYDEKFWDVLICKSSNGEGFITAKTKKLDFHVCIGMKYDVYKDGQKLEMLPSIKEETKYVSNTVEFDVKQGEELSLYKYAGVLSSLNHDKNEILEDAQKVVAEAYEKGYESLLEEHVAAWASKWANSDITIEGDVAAQQAIRFNIFQLNQTYTGEDERLNIGPKGFTGEKYGGSTYWDTEAYCVPFYLSTSKPEVTRNLLIYRHKHLQKAIENAEKLGFTNGAALYPMVTMNGEECHNEWEITFEEIHRNGAIAFAIYNYIRHTDDKDYLAEFGLDVLIGISRFWSQRVNYSEAKKKYVMLGVTGPNEYENNINNNWYTSTIANWCMKYTQEAMAHVKETNSSRFNEIMNNLKFDFDAETAKWNDIIDNMYYPVDEETGVFLQQDGYLDKEQILAADLDPKVRPINQHWSWDRILRSCFIKQADVLQGVYLFEDQFDEETIKKNYDFYESRTLHESSLSPCIHSILAAKIGDIEGAYDLYLRTSRLDIDDYNMEVHEGLHITSMAGTWMSIVEGFGGMRVQNGQLIFKPLIPKEWKSYSFKVRFRGNLLNVRVSADEVGVINEEGDDISLFLIDDEYVIKKDSSLVIEHS comes from the coding sequence ATGAATGAATATTTAAAACACGATGAATGGTGCATGATCGAGGAGGGATTTACTCCTGAGAATCATCGCTCATCTGAAAGCATATTTAGTCTGGGTAATGGAAATATGGGCCAAAGAGCCATGTTTGAAGAACATTACTCAGGAAAAACATTACAAGGAACTTATGTCGCAGGTGTTTATTATCCTGATAAAACCAGAGTAGGTTGGTGGAAAAACGGCTACCCGGAATATTTTGCGAAGGTATTGAATGCGCCAAATTGGATTGGAATTGATGTGAAAATCAATGGTGAAATGCTTGATCTTGCGAAATGTAAAGTGAGCGAATTTGTTCGCACATTAAACATGCAGGAAGGTGTTTTGATTCGTTCATTTGTTGCTGAAATGTCAAACGGGAACCAGATTCAGGTAAACGCAAAACGTTTTTTGAGTATTGTGACTTCCGAAGTCGGAGCAATTCGTTATTCTGTTGCGGCTTTAAATTTTGATGGACAAATTAGTTTCAATCCGTACCTCGATGCAGATGTAGCTAATGAGGATTCAAACTACGATGAGAAGTTCTGGGATGTATTAATCTGCAAATCCAGTAATGGTGAAGGTTTTATTACCGCAAAAACCAAGAAATTGGATTTCCATGTTTGTATAGGAATGAAATATGACGTATACAAAGATGGACAGAAATTGGAAATGCTACCTTCTATAAAGGAAGAGACTAAATACGTATCCAATACCGTTGAGTTTGACGTTAAACAAGGAGAAGAACTTAGCCTATATAAGTATGCAGGTGTCTTAAGTTCATTAAATCACGATAAGAATGAAATTCTTGAGGATGCGCAAAAAGTAGTTGCAGAAGCATACGAAAAAGGATATGAATCTCTTTTAGAGGAACATGTGGCTGCATGGGCATCTAAATGGGCGAATAGTGATATTACTATTGAAGGCGATGTTGCTGCTCAACAAGCCATTCGTTTTAATATTTTTCAATTGAATCAGACCTATACGGGTGAAGATGAGAGATTAAATATTGGACCAAAAGGGTTTACTGGTGAGAAATATGGTGGATCTACCTATTGGGATACAGAAGCTTATTGTGTTCCCTTCTATTTGAGTACTTCTAAGCCTGAGGTTACCCGTAATTTATTGATTTATCGTCATAAACACTTGCAAAAGGCAATTGAGAATGCTGAAAAATTAGGTTTTACCAATGGTGCGGCTTTGTATCCAATGGTAACCATGAATGGGGAAGAATGTCACAATGAGTGGGAGATTACTTTTGAAGAAATTCACCGTAACGGTGCCATTGCTTTTGCTATTTACAATTATATCCGTCATACGGATGATAAAGATTATTTAGCAGAATTTGGTTTGGATGTATTAATTGGTATTTCACGGTTCTGGAGTCAGAGGGTTAACTATTCTGAAGCGAAGAAGAAGTATGTGATGCTTGGTGTTACCGGACCTAACGAGTATGAAAATAACATCAACAACAACTGGTATACAAGTACCATTGCGAATTGGTGTATGAAATATACTCAGGAAGCTATGGCTCATGTGAAGGAAACCAATTCTTCTCGGTTTAATGAAATCATGAACAATCTGAAATTCGATTTTGATGCTGAAACGGCAAAATGGAATGATATCATTGATAACATGTATTATCCGGTTGACGAGGAAACAGGTGTATTCTTACAGCAGGATGGTTATTTGGATAAAGAACAAATTCTGGCTGCCGATTTAGATCCTAAAGTACGTCCAATCAATCAGCATTGGTCATGGGATAGAATCCTGCGATCATGTTTCATCAAACAAGCGGATGTTTTACAAGGCGTTTACTTATTCGAAGATCAGTTCGATGAAGAAACAATCAAGAAAAATTACGATTTTTACGAGTCAAGAACACTTCATGAATCATCACTTTCACCTTGTATTCACTCTATTCTTGCAGCTAAAATTGGTGATATTGAAGGAGCTTACGATCTGTATTTAAGAACTTCCCGTTTGGATATTGACGATTACAATATGGAAGTGCACGAAGGTCTGCATATCACAAGTATGGCTGGAACATGGATGTCGATTGTGGAAGGTTTTGGCGGAATGAGAGTTCAAAACGGACAATTAATATTTAAGCCTCTAATTCCTAAGGAATGGAAATCCTATTCATTTAAAGTTCGATTTAGAGGAAATTTACTGAATGTGAGAGTATCTGCCGATGAAGTGGGTGTAATCAACGAAGAAGGTGATGATATTTCCTTATTCCTAATTGATGACGAATACGTAATTAAAAAGGATAGTAGTTTGGTAATTGAGCATTCTTAA
- a CDS encoding LacI family DNA-binding transcriptional regulator encodes MRSGQVTIKDIAKELGISASTVSRALKDHPDISVKTKEAVNELAKKWHYKPNLVALSLRNSKTNIIGVIIPEIVHHFFSSVISGIEDIASKAGYNVMIFQSNESYIREMANVQALLSSRVDGVLVSMSKETKDHSHFRELRDNGIPIVFFDRVCNDLSSDNVIVDDFAGAFAAVEHLIKIGCRRIAHLSAPQHMLLAQNRQKGYRQAMLKHKIPIDENLIIKCDSFDEAILKTPDLLALPEPPDAIFAVNELTAAGALLMVKKSGLRVPEDISIVGFTDGVVSRITDPSLTTLEQHGFEIGLKAAELIVERISSGEMDYEPVTKVVKTSLIVRGSTRQI; translated from the coding sequence ATGAGAAGCGGGCAAGTTACAATCAAAGACATAGCCAAAGAATTAGGAATTTCTGCCTCCACTGTTTCAAGAGCACTTAAAGATCATCCTGATATTAGTGTTAAAACTAAGGAGGCTGTTAATGAACTGGCCAAAAAATGGCATTACAAGCCAAATTTAGTAGCCCTTAGTTTGCGAAATAGTAAAACGAATATAATAGGTGTTATTATACCTGAAATTGTTCATCATTTTTTTTCTTCGGTAATTAGTGGTATTGAAGATATTGCCTCCAAAGCTGGATACAATGTGATGATTTTTCAATCGAATGAGTCCTATATAAGAGAGATGGCTAATGTGCAGGCATTGCTTTCGAGTCGTGTTGATGGTGTTTTGGTTTCAATGTCAAAGGAAACAAAAGATCACAGCCATTTTCGTGAATTAAGAGACAATGGAATTCCAATTGTATTTTTTGATCGTGTTTGTAATGATTTGTCTTCTGATAATGTAATTGTAGATGATTTTGCAGGAGCTTTTGCTGCAGTAGAACATCTAATTAAAATAGGGTGCAGAAGAATTGCACATTTATCGGCACCTCAGCATATGTTATTGGCTCAAAACCGCCAGAAAGGTTATCGCCAGGCTATGTTAAAACACAAAATTCCAATTGATGAAAATTTAATTATTAAATGTGATAGTTTTGATGAGGCAATTCTAAAAACTCCTGATTTGCTTGCTTTGCCTGAACCACCTGATGCGATATTTGCTGTGAATGAATTAACTGCTGCCGGTGCACTTTTGATGGTGAAGAAATCAGGCTTACGAGTTCCTGAAGATATTTCCATCGTTGGGTTTACTGATGGTGTGGTTTCCCGAATTACTGATCCATCATTGACCACTCTTGAACAGCATGGTTTTGAGATAGGTTTGAAAGCTGCAGAGCTGATTGTGGAAAGAATTTCGTCGGGAGAAATGGATTATGAGCCTGTTACAAAAGTGGTTAAAACCAGTTTGATTGTAAGAGGATCAACCAGACAGATATAA
- a CDS encoding glycoside hydrolase family 31 protein, with product MSKRIVLRFSILLIVALASFSAFAQNSQRVYQSHKVNGNQLVLVTNDGSYEIQFYNQNIVETAFIPNGEAGKGESYAVVLQPEQTSVTLLEKGNELQFLSKGMSVSISKSPFDISYSYKGKHLISEKEGYVNTDSTENIDFTLDKDEVLFGGGARALGMNRRGNRLQLYNRADYGYGTHSKLMNYTMPLVISSKMYAVHFDNAPIGYLDLDSENTNTLRYESSSGRKVYQVIASDTWEGFTYEFTNLTGRQPMLPRWSFGNFSSRFGYHSERECRETIDEFLKDSIPVDAIILDLFWFGKEMKGEMGNLAFERDSFPTPEKMIADFDAKGVKTILITEPFILTTSQRWDEAVKEEVLGTDSIGNPYTYDFYFGNTGLVDVFKPKAIDWFWNIYKGLANKGVAGWWGDLGEPEVHPSALQHANGSADEVHNIYGHYWAKLVYEGYQKDFPNQRPFILMRAGAVGSQRYGMVPWTGDVSRSWDGLKPQTEISLQMGLQGIAYMHSDLGGFAGDNLDDELYTRWLQYGVFQPIFRPHAQEAVASEPVFREAKTKALAKKSIQLRYKLMPYNYTLAFKNNQTGLPLMRPLFFEEQNNKELLSVSDTYMWGDAFLVSTITDAGLKEKDVYMPNNSVWFDFVSEKKFEGGKSYTITTEEDHIPVFVRGGSFIPMIKGMQNTNAYSLKNMTLHYYHDKSVSTSNGQLYNDDGETAGAFEKGQYELLSFSSAFSKSKLKIAVNTEIGSNYKSVKKKINWVIHNIEKQPKKVVLGRKSTDFTWDKESKILHFKGEVKLEGNQSITIKLAK from the coding sequence ATGAGTAAAAGAATTGTTTTACGGTTTTCTATTTTATTGATTGTTGCTCTTGCATCTTTTTCGGCATTTGCACAAAATAGTCAACGGGTTTATCAATCGCATAAAGTGAATGGCAACCAATTGGTACTTGTTACCAATGATGGCAGTTATGAAATTCAGTTTTACAATCAAAACATTGTTGAAACGGCTTTTATCCCAAATGGTGAAGCTGGAAAAGGAGAATCATACGCTGTAGTTTTACAACCGGAACAGACTTCTGTTACTTTGCTTGAAAAGGGGAATGAATTGCAATTCTTGTCTAAGGGGATGAGTGTTTCCATTTCTAAGTCTCCTTTTGATATCAGCTATAGCTATAAAGGCAAGCATTTGATCTCTGAAAAAGAAGGATACGTTAATACGGATAGCACCGAAAATATCGATTTCACTCTGGATAAGGATGAAGTTTTGTTCGGTGGTGGTGCACGTGCTTTGGGCATGAACCGACGCGGCAACCGACTTCAATTATACAATAGAGCTGATTATGGATACGGAACTCATTCCAAATTGATGAATTACACCATGCCTTTGGTGATTTCTTCGAAAATGTATGCCGTTCACTTCGATAATGCACCCATTGGATACTTGGATTTGGATAGTGAAAACACAAATACATTGCGCTACGAAAGCAGTAGCGGACGAAAAGTATATCAAGTAATTGCGTCCGATACTTGGGAGGGTTTTACCTACGAATTTACAAATTTAACGGGCAGACAACCCATGCTTCCCCGATGGAGTTTTGGGAATTTTTCGAGCCGTTTTGGATATCATTCGGAGAGGGAGTGCAGAGAAACAATCGATGAGTTTTTGAAGGATTCGATTCCTGTTGATGCGATTATTTTAGACTTGTTTTGGTTTGGAAAAGAGATGAAAGGGGAAATGGGAAATTTAGCTTTTGAGCGTGATTCATTTCCAACACCCGAAAAAATGATTGCTGATTTCGATGCCAAAGGAGTAAAAACAATCCTGATTACTGAGCCTTTTATTTTGACCACATCTCAACGATGGGACGAAGCTGTAAAAGAAGAAGTTTTGGGAACCGATTCAATTGGGAATCCTTATACCTACGATTTTTATTTCGGTAACACCGGATTGGTGGATGTATTTAAACCGAAAGCGATTGATTGGTTTTGGAATATTTACAAAGGATTGGCCAACAAAGGAGTTGCTGGCTGGTGGGGCGATTTGGGAGAACCGGAAGTTCATCCATCAGCACTTCAGCATGCAAATGGTTCAGCCGATGAGGTACATAATATTTACGGTCATTACTGGGCGAAATTGGTGTATGAAGGTTATCAGAAAGACTTTCCCAATCAACGTCCGTTCATTTTGATGAGAGCGGGAGCTGTTGGATCGCAACGTTACGGAATGGTGCCATGGACCGGCGATGTGAGTCGCTCGTGGGATGGACTAAAGCCACAAACCGAAATCTCTTTGCAGATGGGATTGCAGGGGATTGCTTACATGCATTCCGATTTAGGCGGTTTTGCAGGTGATAATTTAGATGATGAATTGTACACGCGATGGTTGCAGTATGGCGTTTTTCAACCGATTTTTCGTCCGCATGCACAGGAAGCTGTTGCCTCCGAGCCAGTATTTCGTGAAGCAAAAACGAAAGCTTTGGCAAAGAAATCAATTCAATTGAGATACAAGTTGATGCCGTACAATTACACTTTGGCTTTCAAAAATAATCAGACTGGCTTGCCATTGATGCGTCCTCTGTTTTTCGAAGAGCAAAATAACAAAGAATTACTATCTGTTTCGGATACTTACATGTGGGGAGATGCATTTTTGGTATCGACTATTACTGATGCTGGCTTAAAAGAGAAAGACGTGTATATGCCGAACAATTCGGTTTGGTTTGATTTTGTATCCGAAAAGAAATTTGAAGGCGGGAAAAGCTACACCATTACGACAGAAGAAGATCATATTCCTGTTTTTGTGCGTGGCGGTTCTTTCATTCCCATGATTAAAGGAATGCAAAATACCAATGCTTATTCTTTAAAGAATATGACTTTACATTACTATCACGACAAATCAGTTTCAACTAGTAATGGCCAACTGTATAATGATGATGGTGAAACGGCGGGAGCATTTGAAAAAGGACAATACGAGCTGTTATCATTCAGTTCGGCATTTTCAAAATCGAAATTGAAGATTGCTGTCAATACTGAAATAGGGAGCAACTACAAGTCTGTTAAAAAGAAAATCAATTGGGTAATTCACAATATAGAGAAGCAACCAAAGAAAGTAGTCTTAGGGAGAAAATCTACGGATTTCACTTGGGATAAAGAATCAAAAATCCTCCACTTTAAAGGAGAAGTTAAATTAGAAGGAAATCAATCTATTACGATTAAACTAGCGAAATAA
- a CDS encoding glycoside hydrolase family 13 protein → MKASLISLLMVSFFSMNCLAEKLKIERVEPMFWWVDMKNPNLQLLIHGENISKCDVSMNYPGVTIEGIIKTDRPNYLFVNLLIKKGTKAGSFEIVFSEDGKKKAAYTYALKNRKEDSASRKGYDASDVVYLIMPDRFANGDPSNDSVKGMKDKLDRENPDGRHGGDIQGIIDHLDYLQELGITAIWNTPLMEDNEPKTSYHTYAISDYYKIDARFGSNEDYARLSAEAKKRGIKIIMDVVTNHCASAHWWMNDLPSSDWVHVFPEYTQSNHRKSTTNDPYVSKGDYEKNFDGWFARSMPDLNQKNDLLINYFIQNTIWWIEYADLGGIRVDTYPYNDKDAMAVYSGTIMEEYPNLNIVGETWLSSPAEIAYWQKDAVNHDGYNSNLPCVMDFSLFDAMTKAFIEDESWNTGLIRLYNSLSFDYLYPHTDNLFIFAENHDTDHIMSVLEGDIQKYKNLMTFLLTTRGIPQLYSGTEILLEGKKSDGDGKMRVDFPGGWEGDARNAFVAEGRTAKENEAFNYLKKLLNWRKQNPVIHTGKLMHYVPENGTYVYFRSNLQKTVMVAINQNGKAQDLDLKRFSESLSSFSAGIDVISEKEFDLSKNSISLAPNTSVILELK, encoded by the coding sequence ATGAAAGCTTCTTTGATATCTTTACTAATGGTTTCTTTTTTTAGCATGAACTGCCTTGCTGAGAAGTTGAAAATTGAAAGAGTAGAACCTATGTTTTGGTGGGTGGATATGAAGAATCCAAATTTGCAACTGCTGATTCATGGCGAAAATATTTCGAAGTGTGATGTTTCGATGAATTATCCGGGAGTTACAATTGAAGGGATAATAAAGACGGATAGACCCAATTATTTATTTGTAAATCTGCTGATTAAAAAAGGAACAAAAGCAGGTAGCTTCGAGATTGTATTTTCTGAAGATGGTAAAAAGAAAGCTGCTTATACTTATGCATTAAAAAATAGAAAAGAAGATTCGGCAAGTCGAAAAGGCTACGATGCATCAGATGTTGTGTATTTGATTATGCCCGACCGATTCGCAAATGGAGATCCAAGTAATGATTCTGTTAAAGGAATGAAAGATAAATTGGATCGCGAAAATCCTGATGGTCGCCATGGTGGAGATATTCAAGGGATTATCGATCATTTGGATTATTTGCAGGAGCTTGGAATTACTGCAATTTGGAATACACCATTAATGGAGGACAACGAACCCAAAACGTCTTACCATACTTACGCAATATCCGATTATTACAAAATAGATGCACGTTTTGGAAGTAATGAGGATTATGCCCGTTTATCCGCGGAAGCAAAAAAACGAGGAATTAAAATTATTATGGATGTGGTGACCAACCATTGTGCTTCGGCTCATTGGTGGATGAACGACCTGCCTTCAAGCGATTGGGTGCATGTTTTTCCTGAATACACCCAATCCAATCATCGTAAGAGTACCACGAATGATCCATATGTTTCCAAAGGAGATTACGAAAAGAATTTTGATGGCTGGTTCGCACGGTCTATGCCTGATTTGAATCAAAAGAACGATTTACTGATTAATTATTTTATTCAGAATACCATTTGGTGGATAGAATATGCCGATTTAGGAGGAATTAGAGTCGATACATATCCTTACAACGATAAAGATGCGATGGCGGTTTATTCAGGTACAATTATGGAGGAATATCCAAATCTGAATATCGTGGGAGAAACATGGTTAAGCTCTCCTGCCGAGATTGCTTACTGGCAAAAAGATGCTGTAAATCATGATGGCTATAATTCTAATTTGCCATGTGTTATGGACTTTTCTTTGTTTGATGCTATGACAAAGGCTTTTATTGAAGATGAAAGTTGGAATACAGGATTGATTCGATTGTATAATTCTCTTTCTTTTGATTACCTATATCCACACACAGACAACTTATTTATTTTTGCTGAGAATCACGATACAGACCATATCATGTCGGTTTTAGAAGGCGACATACAGAAATACAAAAACCTGATGACTTTCCTTCTTACAACAAGAGGAATTCCGCAATTATACTCGGGGACAGAGATCTTGCTGGAAGGCAAAAAGAGTGATGGTGATGGTAAAATGCGTGTTGATTTTCCTGGAGGATGGGAAGGTGATGCGAGAAATGCATTTGTTGCAGAAGGACGAACAGCAAAAGAAAATGAAGCATTCAATTATTTAAAGAAACTATTGAATTGGAGAAAGCAAAATCCGGTAATTCATACAGGTAAATTGATGCATTACGTACCTGAAAATGGCACCTATGTTTATTTCCGAAGCAATTTGCAAAAGACTGTAATGGTGGCGATTAACCAAAATGGAAAGGCACAGGATCTGGATTTGAAACGGTTTTCTGAAAGTTTAAGCTCATTTTCTGCGGGAATAGATGTGATTAGTGAAAAAGAGTTCGATTTGTCGAAGAATAGTATTTCTTTGGCTCCAAACACATCAGTTATATTAGAATTAAAATAA
- the pgmB gene encoding beta-phosphoglucomutase codes for MEKISACIFDLDGVVVDTAKYHYIAWKSIANELGFDFTEEDNERLKGVSRMTSLDILLSIGGVELDQETKLALADKKNKNYLEYILRMTPDEILPGVKEFITVLRSNGVKIALGSASKNAMTILNQLELTDYFDVVVDGTHVSNAKPDPEVFLKGAELLKVAPSECVVFEDAEAGVEAAINGKMKCVGIGSPDVLGKANIVVPGFVGFSMSQLNF; via the coding sequence ATGGAAAAGATAAGTGCATGTATATTTGATTTAGATGGAGTAGTGGTAGATACAGCGAAGTATCATTACATCGCATGGAAAAGTATAGCCAACGAGTTAGGCTTTGACTTCACCGAGGAGGATAATGAGAGATTGAAAGGCGTGAGCCGAATGACCTCTTTGGATATTCTTCTTTCGATTGGTGGAGTTGAGCTTGATCAGGAAACTAAACTGGCATTGGCCGATAAGAAAAACAAAAACTATTTGGAGTACATATTAAGAATGACTCCTGATGAAATTCTTCCTGGAGTGAAAGAATTTATAACGGTACTTAGATCCAACGGGGTGAAGATTGCTTTGGGATCTGCGAGTAAAAATGCGATGACTATTTTGAATCAGTTAGAGCTTACCGATTATTTTGATGTGGTTGTTGATGGAACTCATGTGAGCAATGCAAAGCCGGATCCGGAAGTGTTTCTAAAAGGAGCAGAGCTTCTTAAGGTTGCACCTTCTGAATGCGTGGTATTTGAGGATGCTGAAGCTGGAGTTGAAGCTGCAATTAACGGCAAAATGAAGTGTGTTGGAATTGGTTCTCCTGATGTGTTGGGAAAAGCAAATATTGTAGTTCCCGGTTTTGTCGGGTTTTCTATGAGTCAATTGAACTTTTAA